A part of Arachis hypogaea cultivar Tifrunner chromosome 12, arahy.Tifrunner.gnm2.J5K5, whole genome shotgun sequence genomic DNA contains:
- the LOC112726765 gene encoding serine/threonine-protein phosphatase PP1 isozyme 1-like has protein sequence MDGLDGLIERLLEAKKNVGKRIHLVESEIRNICITAKEILLSQPNLLELEAPINVCGDIHGQYPDLLRLFEYGGFPPQSNYLFLGDYVDRGKQSIETICLLLAYKIKYPENFFLLRGNHECASINRIYGFYDECKRRFSVRLWKVFTDCFNCLPVAAVIDEKILCMHGGISPEIENLDQIKAIERPVDVPDQGLLCDLLWADPDRQIIGWGENDRGVSYTFGPDKVAEFLKKHDLDLICRAHQVVEDGYQFFADRQLVTIFSAPNYCGEFNNAGALMCVDETLLCSFQILKPLTAKTP, from the exons ATGGATGGATTGGATGGTTTGATAGAAAGGCTTTTGGAAGCAAAGAAGAATGTTGGCAAACGGATTCATCTTGTAGAGTCAGAAATTCGCAACATTTGTATCACCGCAAAAGAAATCCTTCTTAGCCAACCTAACCTTCTCGAGTTGGAAGCTCCCATCAATGTTTGTG GCGACATACACGGGCAATACCCAGACCTATTGCGGCTGTTTGAATATGGCGGTTTTCCGCCGCAATCAAACTACCTGTTCCTTGGAGACTACGTGGACAGAGGAAAACAGAGCATAGAAACAATATGCCTCCTTCTTGCGTACAAAATCAAATACCCTGAAAACTTTTTCCTTCTGCGTGGAAACCATGAATGCGCCTCAATCAACAGAATATACGGATTCTACGACGAGTGCAAGCGGAGATTCAGTGTTCGTTTATGGAAGGTGTTTACAGATTGCTTCAACTGTTTGCCAGTGGCTGCAGTAATTGATGAGAAGATCCTGTGCATGCATGGAGGGATATCTCCTGAGATTGAGAACTTGGATCAAATCAAAGCCATTGAAAGGCCCGTGGATGTGCCAGATCAAGGGCTCTTGTGTGATCTTCTTTGGGCAGATCCTGATAGGCAAATCATAGGGTGGGGAGAGAATGATAGAGGTGTTTCCTACACCTTTGGACCTGATAAGGTTGCTGAGTTCTTGAAGAAACATGATCTCGATCTTATATGTCGAGCTCACCAG GTTGTGGAAGATGGGTACCAATTCTTCGCAGATAGGCAGCTAGTGACCATATTTTCAGCACCAAACTATTGTGGAGAGTTCAACAATGCAGGAGCACTTATGTGTGTGGATGAAACCTTACTCTGTTCCTTTCAGATTCTCAAACCCTTGACAGCAAAGACACCGTAG